A DNA window from Bradyrhizobium sp. CCBAU 53421 contains the following coding sequences:
- a CDS encoding LLM class flavin-dependent oxidoreductase, whose translation MELGYFAMPSHPPECGLKEGHDWDLQVLRWLDELGYQEAWIGEHHTAPWEPHPSPDLLIAQALLQTKNIRIGPGGFLLPYHHPAELANRVAMLDHLSNGRLNFGVAASGLPSDWAMFNVDGMSGQNRDMTREALEIILKMWTEPAPWTHKGKFWTVTKPDTMFDFLKPHIKPQQAPHPPIGVAGLSKNSDTLKLAGERGFIPMSLNLNPAYVGSHWDSVEAGAAKTGRKPSRKDWRMVREVFVADTDAEAWRLSTGDMMGRMMGEYFLPLLGHFGFKDYLKASPDVPDSDVTVEYCARNNWIVGSPATVTEKIEKIYQEVGGFGVLLVFGFDYKHKPEAWHNSLRLLKQEVLPKLKHLDASVGRAA comes from the coding sequence ATGGAACTCGGATACTTCGCGATGCCGTCGCATCCGCCGGAGTGCGGATTGAAGGAGGGCCACGACTGGGACCTGCAGGTGCTGCGCTGGCTTGACGAGCTCGGCTACCAGGAAGCCTGGATCGGCGAGCACCACACCGCGCCCTGGGAGCCGCATCCGTCGCCGGATCTGTTGATCGCGCAGGCGCTGCTGCAGACCAAGAACATCCGCATCGGCCCCGGCGGCTTCCTGCTGCCGTATCATCATCCGGCTGAACTCGCGAACCGCGTCGCGATGCTCGATCACCTCTCGAACGGGCGCTTGAACTTCGGCGTCGCCGCCTCCGGCCTGCCGAGCGACTGGGCGATGTTCAATGTCGATGGCATGTCGGGCCAGAACCGCGACATGACCCGCGAGGCGCTCGAGATCATCCTGAAGATGTGGACCGAGCCGGCTCCGTGGACCCACAAGGGCAAGTTCTGGACCGTGACCAAGCCGGACACGATGTTCGATTTCCTGAAACCCCACATCAAGCCGCAGCAAGCGCCGCATCCGCCGATCGGCGTCGCCGGCCTGTCGAAGAATTCCGACACGCTCAAGCTCGCCGGGGAGCGCGGCTTCATCCCGATGAGCCTCAACCTCAACCCGGCCTATGTCGGCAGCCATTGGGACTCGGTGGAAGCCGGCGCCGCCAAGACCGGCCGCAAGCCGAGCCGCAAGGACTGGCGGATGGTGCGCGAGGTCTTCGTCGCCGACACCGATGCGGAGGCATGGAGGCTCTCGACCGGCGACATGATGGGCCGGATGATGGGCGAGTATTTCCTGCCGCTGCTCGGCCACTTTGGTTTCAAGGATTATCTGAAGGCCTCGCCCGACGTGCCCGACAGCGACGTCACGGTGGAGTATTGCGCCCGCAACAACTGGATCGTCGGCTCGCCCGCGACCGTCACCGAGAAGATCGAGAAGATCTATCAGGAGGTCGGCGGCTTCGGCGTGCTCCTGGTGTTCGGCTTCGACTACAAGCACAAGCCCGAAGCCTGGCACAATTCGCTGCGGCTGCTGAAGCAGGAGGTCTTGCCGAAGCTGAAGCATCTCGACGCCTCGGTCGGACGCGCGGCGTAA